A genomic window from Alphaproteobacteria bacterium includes:
- the kdpA gene encoding potassium-transporting ATPase subunit KdpA, whose product MSFYYPVLLQIFVILGTILVLSLMVGEYIGRVLQRLPTNLDFILDPLSDRIYPRIGVHSHQDQKWHDYFRAAIVLNLVGIIWVIALQRVQYYMPMNPQGFTAVPWLQAINTSISFATNADWQTYTPETSISPFVQMMGLTVQNFISAITGLTIAIALMRSFKTNQQIIYDRKHPNYEELTRYHAKHFGNFWVDAIRLTLWVFLPLCLLYGLIFIGLGVPQTFKILTAYTSLEGQAGNLITGPIASQEAIKILGTNGGGYFGANSAHPFENPSNITNFLQMVGMFVISAGLIDVFGRKINDRRHSFTLLLSLLFLLFMTLILGVLAVKFFPYGQNGLENRFGVFGSAFYSLLTTSSGCGANNTDLSALNPGIQCLLFFKMALGSIDFGGVGFGFYQLMVYVLLTVFLAGLMVGRTPEYLGKKIESQEIKYIVLIILIQPFLILSFTALSCLYGGLGNEPHMLSKILYTFISTVTHNGSSLGSFDAVSTPFFLNMTSAAMFISRYIIMYGILAIAGSFSVKLKAHKTNGTFPVHGLLFACLLIGVILITSGLVYFPVFCLTCITEVLS is encoded by the coding sequence ATGTCGTTTTATTATCCTGTACTTTTGCAAATCTTTGTTATCCTTGGGACCATTCTTGTTTTGTCATTAATGGTTGGGGAATATATTGGTCGCGTTCTTCAGCGTTTGCCGACGAACCTGGATTTTATTCTGGACCCCCTTTCGGACCGTATTTACCCTAGGATCGGTGTGCATTCCCATCAAGATCAGAAATGGCACGATTATTTTCGGGCTGCGATTGTGCTGAATTTGGTGGGGATTATTTGGGTGATCGCGCTTCAGCGGGTGCAATATTATATGCCCATGAATCCACAGGGGTTTACGGCCGTACCCTGGCTTCAGGCCATCAATACATCGATCAGCTTTGCGACAAATGCTGATTGGCAAACATACACCCCCGAAACGTCTATAAGTCCCTTTGTTCAAATGATGGGGCTGACAGTTCAAAATTTTATTAGCGCAATTACTGGCCTTACAATTGCAATTGCATTGATGCGATCCTTTAAAACAAATCAACAAATCATTTATGATCGCAAGCATCCAAATTACGAGGAGCTAACGCGCTATCATGCGAAACATTTTGGCAACTTTTGGGTTGATGCCATTCGGCTGACTTTGTGGGTTTTTTTGCCGCTTTGTCTTCTTTATGGGCTGATTTTTATTGGCCTTGGCGTTCCGCAAACGTTCAAGATTTTGACGGCCTATACATCACTAGAGGGGCAAGCAGGAAACCTGATTACAGGGCCAATTGCCAGCCAAGAAGCCATTAAAATTTTGGGAACCAATGGGGGTGGTTACTTTGGTGCGAATTCCGCCCATCCGTTTGAAAATCCATCCAACATTACGAACTTTCTGCAAATGGTTGGCATGTTTGTCATATCGGCGGGGCTTATCGATGTTTTTGGGCGTAAAATTAATGATCGTCGGCATTCATTCACGTTGCTTTTGAGTCTGCTTTTTTTATTGTTCATGACATTGATTCTGGGCGTTTTAGCGGTAAAGTTTTTTCCTTATGGTCAAAATGGACTGGAAAATCGATTCGGTGTTTTTGGTAGCGCATTCTATAGCCTTTTGACAACAAGCTCGGGGTGTGGCGCTAACAACACAGATTTATCCGCACTCAATCCAGGGATTCAATGTTTATTATTTTTCAAAATGGCGCTGGGCAGCATTGATTTTGGGGGTGTTGGATTTGGTTTTTACCAATTGATGGTTTATGTTCTTTTGACTGTTTTTTTGGCCGGCTTGATGGTTGGCAGAACGCCGGAATACCTTGGTAAAAAGATTGAAAGCCAAGAAATTAAATACATCGTATTGATTATATTGATACAGCCGTTTTTGATTTTATCCTTTACGGCGTTGTCCTGCCTTTATGGCGGGCTTGGCAATGAACCCCATATGCTTTCTAAAATCCTGTACACATTTATATCGACGGTGACTCATAATGGCAGTAGCTTGGGGTCTTTTGACGCGGTGTCCACTCCATTTTTCCTCAACATGACGTCGGCTGCGATGTTTATCAGCCGCTATATCATCATGTATGGAATTTTGGCCATAGCGGGTTCCTTTTCTGTGAAACTAAAGGCTCACAAAACAAATGGCACATTCCCTGTTCACGGTCTTTTGTTTGCGTGTTTGTTAATCGGTGTCATTTTAATTACCAGCGGTTTGGTTTATTTTCCCGTCTTTTGCCTGACCTGCATTACCGAGGTATTGTCATGA
- a CDS encoding DUF1013 domain-containing protein, translating to MALPLMPKATAVWLIENTSLTFGQIADFCGLHILEIQAIANEESAGRLVGLDPVASSQLTLEEIKRCEQDPSADLEMRPIVNADTVLGKKRGRYTPVSKRQDRPDAIAWLLKYYPDMTELQICRLLGTTKPMIKSIKGRTHWNSANIKPKSPLLLGLCTQVELDQATHSLKEACA from the coding sequence ATGGCCCTACCCTTAATGCCCAAAGCGACAGCGGTTTGGCTGATTGAAAATACATCGCTGACTTTTGGTCAAATTGCGGACTTTTGTGGTTTGCATATATTGGAAATACAAGCCATAGCCAACGAAGAATCCGCTGGAAGATTGGTTGGGTTGGACCCTGTGGCATCGTCTCAGTTAACGCTGGAGGAAATAAAGCGGTGCGAGCAAGATCCATCGGCTGACCTGGAAATGCGTCCAATTGTTAATGCCGACACGGTCCTTGGGAAAAAACGCGGGCGCTATACGCCGGTGTCCAAGCGACAAGACCGACCCGATGCAATTGCATGGTTGTTGAAATATTATCCAGACATGACCGAACTGCAGATTTGCAGGTTGCTTGGGACTACAAAGCCAATGATCAAATCGATCAAGGGGCGTACCCATTGGAACAGTGCCAACATAAAACCAAAAAGCCCATTACTGCTTGGCCTTTGTACCCAGGTTGAATTGGATCAGGCAACGCATTCTTTGAAAGAGGCCTGCGCGTAA
- the ubiG gene encoding bifunctional 2-polyprenyl-6-hydroxyphenol methylase/3-demethylubiquinol 3-O-methyltransferase UbiG produces the protein MQKSTVNPKGYQFDQIAPEWWDESGPFSPLHKINPVRLRFIVGHLRQSLAGLKIIDIGCGGGLVCEPLARLGATVTGIDTSPKAIATAWAHAKDHGLVIDYRCGAIEDVQAEKFDAVLALEIIEHVENPAEFIARCVDLLKKDGVLILSTLNRTWQSYLKAIMGAEYILKWVPKGTHDWNQFFTPAELADLLRPFGVSFIDLKGIDYHPIKRTWSLGSSLSVNYIGAAKFTQY, from the coding sequence ATGCAAAAATCAACGGTCAATCCAAAAGGATACCAATTCGATCAAATCGCACCTGAATGGTGGGATGAATCCGGGCCGTTTTCTCCTCTCCATAAAATCAATCCAGTGCGACTGCGGTTCATCGTGGGCCATTTGCGCCAATCACTGGCCGGATTAAAAATAATCGACATTGGGTGTGGTGGTGGATTGGTGTGCGAACCCTTGGCCCGTCTTGGTGCAACGGTTACCGGTATTGACACCAGCCCAAAGGCCATAGCAACTGCCTGGGCCCATGCCAAAGATCACGGCCTTGTTATTGATTATCGATGTGGTGCGATCGAAGACGTCCAGGCAGAAAAATTTGATGCTGTTTTGGCCCTAGAAATCATTGAACACGTGGAAAATCCGGCTGAATTTATTGCACGCTGCGTGGACCTGTTAAAAAAGGATGGAGTGTTGATTTTATCAACGCTGAATCGAACATGGCAATCGTACCTAAAAGCCATTATGGGTGCGGAATACATTCTGAAATGGGTTCCAAAAGGAACGCATGATTGGAATCAATTCTTTACTCCGGCTGAGCTGGCTGATTTATTGCGACCTTTTGGCGTTTCGTTTATTGATTTGAAGGGGATTGATTATCATCCCATTAAGCGAACATGGTCCCTGGGGTCCTCGCTTTCCGTTAATTACATTGGGGCCGCAAAATTCACACAATATTAA